tctcagcagaagttcaaccgtggggacattgctggttgctatccgccggaacccacactggacctcccaccatctccgggatgtactactcctacctcttacttgccaagctcttccgtgagactctcatcgacaagtccggcgatacaagtgaatgccgtgcatatcatctcgaacttgatgtactactgtctCCCCGAGCACCGGCAAcctattgatggctgtgatctcatctcatgcgagttacggcgctgtgttcgcgagaggttgactcctaaccttgcccagtacgttcagctgctcatcaacaaggttgtgcccgcaCCTCTCAATGTTTTAGGTGAGCGGGTCAGGATGGAAGCATTCAAAATCCCTGCCCAAGGTGATAACCCGGATGTTCCggaaatgatgccttctgagcgccggtccaaggcacgccatgaccatgctagctccagctcctctcgtcgcccacagcgtggtgtcgcacggttcttctctcgcttatggcagatgtgcaaaactacacatgatgttgcacatcaaagtctctctttgaacctagagacaaggaggcgccaaaatgagttcatggctgctaggaatgtgcctatccctcctcctggccctgagttggagcctgtccatgcacaagactgggagatgcctcctctcactgatgagatgttccagaactttgatccttctctgtactttggtggtcctactcctagatttgctcatgcacctcctgctgatgatgatgatgaagaggatgatgacggtaatgaggatgatgatgaagaggatgatgatgaggatgatgatgacgaggatgacgatggggatggtgatggcaactctccatccgcggtgccccacttctattgatgggacgctagcatctctcctcttttcttcgcctttttggtgttccgatgccaaagggggagaagagagtagagtctagaattacggggttctttcgttgtcacaagccatgggagttgctttatttggattttatatggcttgtgcgtatttgctttgatttctcaagaaccatttgctactttgaataattcatgtatggatatgtatggacgactattatgtgtgctactctatgttaggataatcatgctttatggataatcatgctttatgcttatatatgttgatatacttgtccataccatgcttgtttcctaaagatattgggggagcttctcatattccacaaatggtgcactttgcattcaaacgcaaactctccaagtgcacacattatgggggagctgtcgtaatatcttatatggaatcaaggtttagagcttatcataatatctatgtgttactctagctcggtttgtcatcgtataccaaaaagggggagattgtaagggtattttacccttatccattattttggtatctatgacaccgtgctagagtatttggactaatacatgcctacaagatgactttcaggtattagccaaagaggtatgatggtgtagcaacggaacaaaaggcaacgggagaccccccaattcgacgaaaaatcagctagtttttctgagccaggccggtcacagatccggtcggaccggccctggcaccgggcagcccggtcgccaaccggaccctgaaccggtgccatccgggcgacatccagtaaagaaacgaagccatccggcgcgcgtccggtcaccagcccggtttcggaccggctgctccggtccacggcccggCTCGACCGGCGCTCGACCGAGCGGCCCGGTCGGCAACCGGTTCTGCTgtgacatccgggccacatccaagaagcccgaagcctgcccggtcaagtcccggtcccagctccggttggaaaccggccggcccggctcAGGTCTGGCTCGACCGgttgtggaccggcctgtccggcgcaagatccggttgaccgggtttctcgaagaatctgctgatgtggcaagtgaccaacggccgtatttagaagaacactataaataggtcttctcctacctctgaacagttaggcactacactacaagctgttcttgagctctctctctcatactccattgctagaaacaccaaaagcctcagatctccctcctcctccacccaaactcaaatccctccggggaatcattagaggaggacccgatctactgttctaccaagccaaatctcattcccccttgtattcattgagaagcttgcttcctagggttccttggaaaccctaggtaggcaagaggagtccggaagcatccgggctgtggatttgctccgggcaagattgtgaatgtttggaggctacctcaaagtctaccacaagtgagtgagctattccttcgtgggataggctccggagaatagggtgagccttcgtggcgcggggaatccttcgtgggacctccactcctccaaacgtgacgtaccttgttgcaaagcaaggaaacacgggaatacatcctcgtctccgcgtgctatcggttatctctaaccgaactccttacttgtgatttaactgcctgtgagagccttcgtgctcgagttagttgtatcctcatataggttgcttcacctagtttgcattaggctcatctttatattccgcaaagcctaatattgcaaagaaagaattaaaatttgtagaaacctattcacccccccctctaggtttaccatctctatactttcaccaTTAAATATAGTCATGAGAGTATCGTGCTCAACTTCTTTTTTGAGATGGAAACCATTTGCATGGATATCTTTCAAGCTTAGGAGGATCCACTTTGATTCAGGATACAACAAGGCATCCTTTGATTACTAGTTGGGAACCCATAGGGAGAACTATTGTGGCAATTCCAGTACCGACAACATGAGCATTGCTTCCGGCAATTTTCATAATGTTTCCAGCTTTCTTAGCTAAAGTCTGGAAATATTTCGTCGCCCAAAGAATTGTATTTGTGGTGGCACTGTCTATAAGACATATCTCCTCTTCCTCCATTGAATTGACACACCTTGTTCTATAAAAAAGGCATATTATTAACTTAAGAAGGAACGAACATAAACATATGGAGTAAGGAATAACATTCTGGAATTTAATTTAAGAAACGTTACACTAATGCAAAATAGGTACTATGCTCTTCAGGAGCTTATTACATGATCAAGTTCGGCAGGAACTACATAACACTGAAAGTACAACTCATGAAAAAGAAAATAGATTACTCTAGCTCTTCAAATATATTGACATTTCATAACTTCACGAGGGATATTGAAATTATCCAGGTTGAAATCATCACTGCCAATATTTTTTCCAAGATGTGACTTTTCAATCTGAAGGTTGCACGAAGTGGGACTCTGCTTTCCTCTGAACTATAGTAAGTGTAGCTGATACTGTATTATTTTGGATCGGAGAGAATAATAAACCTTTGGAAATTATGAATTCCTAAAATTACAAAATGGTTACCGAAAATCTTTCAGAAAGTCCCTACACAGTTTAACAAAATTTGTGACGTTACGAAATCAAGGTTTTAGATAAGCTATTTGTTGCTGAGATGTAGCTTTTCCAGAGCTTAAAAGCTGTACGGCTATTTTCGCAAACAACAACGCCATTTAAGTACTGGGACCTATGTGTCTCCTATCCTCCTGGCATCGACAAAATTGGTAGCCACCACAAATTTCAGTTCACTGTTGTCCGAGCTGACTCCATTATTTCAGCCGGAGGACGCCGAAGTCCAAAGCCAGAAGGCCCAAAAAAGAAACCCCAAACAAAATCAATCCAGAAATTGCGTCGGCGGAGCACGGCACGAAGCTGCGGATCCTGCTCATCCCCTTCTTCGCCACCAGCCACATCGTTCCGTACACCGACTTCGCCGTCCGCCTCGCCGCGACCAGCCCCGACGCCGTCGAGCCTACAATGGCCGTCACCCCGGCGAACGTCGCGATCGTTCGGGCGGCCCTCGAGCGGCACGGCGCCTCCAGGGCGAGCAGCGCCGTCAACATAGCCACCTACCCGTTCCCGGACGTGGAAGGCCTCCCGGCTAGCGTCGAGAacctcaccgccgccgccggcgacgcGTGGCGCATCGACGCCGTGGCCCTCGACGAGGCGCTGACGCGGCCCGCGCAGGAGGCGCTCATCCGCCAGCGGTCCCCCGACGTCGTCTTTTCCGACGTCCACTTCTTCTGGAACCCCCTCGTCGCTGGCACGCTCGGCGTGCCGTGCGTTACGTTCTCTGTCATCGGCCCCTTCTCGTCGCTCGCCATGCGCCACCTCATCGGCACAACGTACGGCGACTCCGgctgccaggaggaggaggtgatTGTCCCTAGGCTTCCAGGCCCAGAGATACGGATCCCGAGGACTGAACTGCCGGAGTTCCTGAGGTGCCAGCAGAGACAAGGCGAGTTCAGTCAGTGCGGTCCGGCGGAAGACAGGTCCTTGGGCATCGTCTTCAACACGTTCTTGGACATGGAGCAGCAGTACTGCGAGCTGTTCGCGCGGCACGGCTACGCGAAGCGCGTCTACTTAGTTGGGCCAGTGTCGTTGCCGTTACCACCGGCCGGAGCAACCGCCGGTGAGTCGTCGTGTATCACTTGGCTGGGCTCGATGCCGAGGTGTTGTGTGGTGTACGTATGCTTCGGCACCTACGCTTCCATCTCGGACGATCAGCTCCGGGAGCTGGCTCTCGGACTGGAAGCTTCCTGCAAGCCGTTCTTGTGGGTGCTGAGGGCCGACGGGTGGGCGCCGCCTGCGGGGTGGGAGGAGCGCGTGGGGAAGAGGGGGATGCTCGTCAGAGGGTGGGCTGCACAGACCGAGATACTCTCCCACTCGTCAATCGGGGCGTTCCTGACGCACTGAGGGTCGAGCTCGctgctggaggcggcggcggccggcgtgcCGATGCTGACGTGGCCGCTGGTGTTCGACCAGTTCATCGAGGAGAGGCTGGTCACGGACGTCCTCAAGATCGGCGAGAGGGTGTGGAGCGGCGCGCGGAGCACGAGGCGCGAGGAGCAGCTGACCGTgccggcggaggcggtggcgcgaGCCGTAGCGAGTTTCTTGGAGCCTGGAGGAACAGGGGAGGCGGCAAGGGTCAGGGCGCGGGAGCTCGCCGTCAAGGCTCACGCGGCCGTGGCTGAAGGCGGGTCCTCTCACAGTGATATGCGCAGGCTTATCAACGATCTGATGCAAGCAAATGAGGCCTCATCCACATCCACTGCCGTCTGCCGGTGAAACTATCGTCGCCGCCGTTCAAGTCTAGCCGACCGAGTAGAGCTCTCAGCTGTCATTCGTGGTGATATCACGTAAGAAAGTGTTCATCTGGACCCTAATCCAATCTTCGGTGTTTGTAAGTTCCCCGTTTTGCACTCAGTGGCCCCAAAACTACTTCTCACAAGTGAGAGCATCTTCACTCGTTTAGCCTGCCCACGacgaaatccggacgaaacaaccgccggattgAACGAAATAAAGTCATGaggagtaccgtatttccagtcgtccacccggagttcggaggacatagtttaaattcaaacaaaccgtCGTCCCacgctacaagtacggccagttgatcggcaaaaggacaaaatgatcagccacagatcggcgataggagggaaattacacggaaacaggctcatcggcagtcccggccggcacggcggtgtccgacggaccagtttcctcacacgccgtggcCGGAGCGGCTGCGGCAGTCGACGACgaagcagcggcagtggacgtcgGCGGGCGCGCCGACGAGGTAGACGGTGAGGaagacgaggtaggagccggcggagacgacgaaggactggccggagtggctcggaggatgtcgctgcggtggccctggtaccaattcctcgtctcctcgtccatcagttcaatgttgccgccgcccatcaggaacgccaagtctgtgttcctcttcttcgccgccgccgtcgtcttcagcagggcgatccggacgccttggttggcgagcatctccctccacctgccgtcgaacttgtcgttcctcccgtcggcgtgcgtcctcaagtcggcccagcacttgtcgatcgacgcctgcatcctgtcggcgggatattgcccgtctttttgagctctttgagcttcttctggccgagttcagggcgcccttccgccgcgccagccgccggagcgtcggggttgtactgctcggtcttgctcttcgagagggtcTTGCGGgtttccttccacttctcgcagttctcgaggcgggcgtagacgttcAGGAACTTGAACTGCATGCCGGTGTCGTCCATGTACATGTCCAAAGCacggcgcagctggggaaaagaagtacggcgatacgggtcagctCACGACGATGTACACGGTGCACAGCTaacctcggtgatgcagggtcgacggagcataccttttgctccaagtcgtggccgctgatcggccgttCTTCGACCTTCTCCTGTATGCCGTGCTatttgctgcacgccgtctgcatgatcccccaatgggtggccattgccttgtctccccggtacacgttcatgttcgtcttgttgaagtatggatcgacgagtttgcgttcgtcgaacgcctgcttcactcgaaaccaatatgtgtcgaacgactgattggccccggttatgccgttcatggacacggtcatccaagcttcggcaaggcactcctcttccttcggcgtccatttgatacgcggttcggcaggcggcgagtccttcttcctcttcttcttccccttcgacaggttggcggcggcttgagttggctcttcttcttcttcgtcttcttcttcgatggcttggcttccgtcggcaacatcctccccatactcgttgcgcgccgcgatagctgccgtcgccctcgcctcctcttgcgtgaagaaccccgggctcgcagcagcggcggccatgaagaacctcgggctcgcagcggcggccatggagccggaggtgatcatctcgtggatatCCTCTTCGTTtggcgccgccatcgcaccgaacgggagcggccctcgtcgcagggccggcgaggtgccctcgaactggccgccgctgccgacgtcaagctcgggcggcgacggcgtgaacctggacggttggacgtaggcgccctcttggaacatggcaggcggcgacggcgagtacatcgaaggggagaaggacgacggggaactgcttgtaccttgcgtcgaccattggccggggaacatggcgccgccgccgccgccgggaacatggcccatgccgatggccatgctgatcttcctcgcttgttcgtcctgggccgccgccgccgccctcttggcggcggcttttttcaccctctccgccctgccgcttgtttcgacctcgcgccgtttctcgtccgccgcccactctgcGTTCGTCATGCCCGGCGGCCGCTCCTTCTTCGCCCGCGGCTTCCTCGTCGtcgccttcggcggcattgtggtggatgagaagacgaggaggagagcggtggtggacgagaagacgaggccgggaactggaagacgaggaggagaatggacaaattcggcgggagagaatgggatatgcaagcaaattggagggaaaatcgacaggatttggttttcctgtcgccgactacgcgggtccacatgacgtttcgcgccaaattctttcgtccggagtccccgagcgcgccccgggggaccggggatggcgtgggctcgccggatggatgaagggccaaatccggacgaaaatgagGAACCGAGGGCGCGACTAGGCCGAATTacaccgtccggatggaaaaaacgtcgctcgggggcctcgtcggggagacgagtggagatgctcttacattcGTGAACGGAGGGGGTATGAAGATAAGGCACACTTTGGTGTGCTCTCGAAAAAAAAGATATGTGGGATGAAATTTTTTCAGCCAAGCACGGGCATTTTACTAAAGCATAAAAGCTCCAGTTTTTTACAACAGGTACATCAATTGCTAATAAATCCCAAAGTACGCACTAACCAGAGCAATTCTTACTGCACTACGACATACTTAGGACATAGGCTCACATACCCTCCAATAATACATATAAAACAGAGTTCAAACAGCATAATAAAACATAGCAACCCTAGAAATTACAGTCATTCTCACTCAAAGACATGACCCCATCGATAATCAAACGAGCAACCAGCTGGAAGACAAGCATGCCTCTGGAAGAAATCAGTATCCTTCGGGATAGCAAGAATGGCAGTCCAATTTACCTTCACTTCCAGTTTGCGACCGTGGTACTCACAAACAGCCTCCCGTAGAGGACATTGTAGAGCAACAACCTTCTTAGagacatcctcttcctcttcctcttcctcttccccttcctcatcatcatcctcttcctcttcctcttcctcttcctcatcatcatcatcatcatcctcaggcTCGGGGTAATCCTCGTCCTCATCCTCGATCTCACAATCAGCATCAAGAAAACAAACATAGAGCACCAGTTTTTCACCTTCCTTAAGCGCAGGGTCTCGTACATGCCCTTTGACGGCTACCAGATTACGATTTAGCGCAAGAGCGCCATTTTCTCTCAACAAACCCTTGCTCGAGGGCACACTGCTATCATATAGAACTGTATGCTGCCTATAACTTCTAGTGGTCCCAGCAGTTATTTTACCATTGAAGTGGACAAGAGGGTCATTGTGCCCTTGTTTCACAACACAGACTTCAATGCTAGCTGCCACCGGAAGGTCCACATGTTGCAATACCAATTTCACCGTACTCTGGAAACTAGGTAGCTGCAAGATGATGCGCTCGCGATCTGCTTTGCAATAATACGGGATTACACCTTTGCTAAACTGCACCTCGTTGTCAGGGTCATCCTCGTCATTGACCTTTAAATCGAACTCGAAATACATAAAACCTAATGTAACCAATGCTCGGAATGGACCTGTCAGAGCTAACATATCCATCTGCACAAGGGTTTAGAAAAACAGTGAGAATCAAAACAAGAATTCCAGGAAATGAAAACCTCATAGCCAGACGAATTTAAAAGATTTCAAAATTATACTCAACATCACTTAAACTGCTGCACTACAGCTACTAGAATTCCTAGATATCAATGGCTTGTATGGTGAAATGAGCAAGACATAATATTTTATAACTTGGAACATGTCAATATTAAGGCATTTTCTGATTCACAGAAACAAATCCAACTTTACACAGAAACCAATTGAACATGTGACAGGACCTCAGTAGAGAAATCTGAAGAGAAAATAGAAGGCAGAAGAATAAATGAAAATGTGTTGCTTGGTAATAAAAAGGGAGATTATTAGGAAGCTATATATCGATAAACAAAAGATTGGCCATGATGCTAGCAACATATTGTTCCGATTGAAATGTATTTGAAGGGATCAAATTGAAATGGAAATCTATTGACCTCTTTCTTGACAAAGTGTATCCAATAAGTATATGAATCGTGATATTCGCGGCAAAGAATTATGTCAGTGAGCACTGAGCAGTAATGGACTAGAACAACAGATTGGACATGAAGCTAGAAATATATTGTTCCGATTGAAATGTATTTTAAGGGACCAAATTGAAATGGAAATCTATTGAGCTCTTTCTTGACAAAGTGTATCCAATAAGTATATGAATCGTGATATTCGCATTAAAGAATTATGCCAGTGAGCAGTACTAGACTAGAACAAAAGATTGGACATGATGCTAACAATATATTGTTCCGATTGAAATGTATTTGAAAGGATCAAATTGAAATGGAAATCTATTGAGCTCTTTCTTAACAAAGTGTATCCAATAAGTATATGAATCGTGATATTCGCAGCAAAGAATTATGTCAGTGAGCAGTATTGGACTAGAAAATTCACTGCATTCAAGTAAACATATAGTCCCCGTATCAAAATGTATGAAGTCTAAGATTAGTCAAAAGTTAAACCCTtctaactttgaccaaatatttaagaAAAAATATCTAAATCTACAATATTGAATGGTCAAATAATTAATTAAATATACTTTATGGTCAATCTATTGATATTGACATAGTATTGtataaacttagtcaaacttaaaaaATGTTGACTTTTGAGTAATCCTTAGAAGGATTACAttttgggacagaggtagtacatgGTTGGTAAACATTACGGGTACAATTCAAGATGCAGAGCAGCTTTACAAGTAAAGAGAATAACTGCACCATCCAGAATTTGTTACAACAAACATGGAACTGAGAAAGCACATAGAATTAAAGAAACTCTACCTCTGAAGTGATAGTCTGGGCATCCTTTCTTTCACGATTGAACAGATAGACACATTTGTAGTCAATCTGATCCCTGGCGATAACTTTCCCATACACCTTGACCGGGTATCTGTACCGAGG
This Lolium perenne isolate Kyuss_39 chromosome 1, Kyuss_2.0, whole genome shotgun sequence DNA region includes the following protein-coding sequences:
- the LOC127327314 gene encoding scopoletin glucosyltransferase-like; the protein is MAVTPANVAIVRAALERHGASRASSAVNIATYPFPDVEGLPASVENLTAAAGDAWRIDAVALDEALTRPAQEALIRQRSPDVVFSDVHFFWNPLVAGTLGVPCVTFSVIGPFSSLAMRHLIGTTYGDSGCQEEEVIVPRLPGPEIRIPRTELPEFLRCQQRQGEFSQCGPAEDRSLGIVFNTFLDMEQQYCELFARHGYAKRVYLVGPVSLPLPPAGATAGESSCITWLGSMPRCCVVYVCFGTYASISDDQLRELALGLEASCKPFLWVLRADGWAPPAGWEERVGKRGMLVRGWAAQTEILSHSSIGAFLTH
- the LOC139834200 gene encoding UDP-glycosyltransferase 73C5-like, with translation MLTWPLVFDQFIEERLVTDVLKIGERVWSGARSTRREEQLTVPAEAVARAVASFLEPGGTGEAARVRARELAVKAHAAVAEGGSSHSDMRRLINDLMQANEASSTSTAVCR
- the LOC127327313 gene encoding uncharacterized protein isoform X1, translating into MSGVHESSDGGHRIGTTVSGMVTYPENEQMSGAVKYPEKEQMPVVVKNPEEGQVSQFFKDIYETNQYIVNLKNRFPLDTEDSDVHNRLIIHDIIQKMGRKLIHEVRRRYGDPIIDTISQAGKNPTFSDMVESKGKFTLDELHKKTVEELMVEDPKRKVRVPSRFCSFHLAGFDLDEESTAQLGPPYEPSLSSPRTGLTNYVTADAHYKLANYCTDVVSIRVIKAGPRYRYPVKVYGKVIARDQIDYKCVYLFNRERKDAQTITSEMDMLALTGPFRALVTLGFMYFEFDLKVNDEDDPDNEVQFSKGVIPYYCKADRERIILQLPSFQSTVKLVLQHVDLPVAASIEVCVVKQGHNDPLVHFNGKITAGTTRSYRQHTVLYDSSVPSSKGLLRENGALALNRNLVAVKGHVRDPALKEGEKLVLYVCFLDADCEIEDEDEDYPEPEDDDDDDEEEEEEEEEDDDEEGEEEEEEEEDVSKKVVALQCPLREAVCEYHGRKLEVKVNWTAILAIPKDTDFFQRHACLPAGCSFDYRWGHVFE
- the LOC127327313 gene encoding uncharacterized protein isoform X2; the encoded protein is MVTYPENEQMSGAVKYPEKEQMPVVVKNPEEGQVSQFFKDIYETNQYIVNLKNRFPLDTEDSDVHNRLIIHDIIQKMGRKLIHEVRRRYGDPIIDTISQAGKNPTFSDMVESKGKFTLDELHKKTVEELMVEDPKRKVRVPSRFCSFHLAGFDLDEESTAQLGPPYEPSLSSPRTGLTNYVTADAHYKLANYCTDVVSIRVIKAGPRYRYPVKVYGKVIARDQIDYKCVYLFNRERKDAQTITSEMDMLALTGPFRALVTLGFMYFEFDLKVNDEDDPDNEVQFSKGVIPYYCKADRERIILQLPSFQSTVKLVLQHVDLPVAASIEVCVVKQGHNDPLVHFNGKITAGTTRSYRQHTVLYDSSVPSSKGLLRENGALALNRNLVAVKGHVRDPALKEGEKLVLYVCFLDADCEIEDEDEDYPEPEDDDDDDEEEEEEEEEDDDEEGEEEEEEEEDVSKKVVALQCPLREAVCEYHGRKLEVKVNWTAILAIPKDTDFFQRHACLPAGCSFDYRWGHVFE